The window ACAGCAGAGTGGTTGTAAAGCTGTCCCGACATTGCCGAAACACTGAACGGGCCTTCAACGCCCCTGGACCTAACAAGAGCCGGCTGTTGACGCGATTTCAGTAAAATACTGCAACCGGTGGTGACGTTGATTATCGCCTCTTGGCACTCGGGACTGACGCTGTTCATGCAAGATTGCAAACAAATCATAATCGTGGTCAAAGTTTCGTTGGGTAGGGACGAAGCTTTGGTCATAGCGTCGTCACTTTTGCCCAGGATTTGCGGGCAACGGCGGTGCAAAAACTTGACGCAAGCTTGGACAAAAGGCTCGCCGTGTTCTCTGATTTTATCCGAGAGCCACTTTTCCAGCTTGAGGTACTCACGTCTGGATGCAAGACAAGCCAAGTCGATGATGAACGGATAAGATTGTTGGTTTTGGGCGTTTAGGAGCATTGAGAGGGCTTTCAGGTCTTGGGCAACGTCCAGAATTCGGGACAGTCTCGTTTGATCGCAGTCGCTTCGCACATACCATTCGGCCATGGCATGCATTATTATGGATTTGATATTGATGTTGGTGGTGTGCCAGGCATGGTGTAGTATTATGGCAGAGTTTGGGTGATTCAGGAGAAAGATTGGGATCAAGTTGGAGAGTAATTCTTGTCTGAGGAGCGTTACAGGCCCTTGTATTTGTAACAATGCGAGGACTAAGACATCAGGACAGTTGTGCATTGGATATTTGAACAGTTCTTGAACGTAAGTGAACAAGCCACATTCAGACATGTGCAGGAGCAACTCGACCAGATTTAACGATCTCCAATTGGCCAGTTCCTTGCTGTCTTGTTCCGGTGGTGTTTTGAGAACGTCAACACTGACGGTCATCGCGGGATAGTCAGCAAAACAGAACACATCTGGATTTTTGAGAACATGTTGAACGAGACTGAACTGCCCCTCGACGTTCGTCCATCTCTTATAAAATTGGTCAATTGGAAAAGTTTCCGGGTGGAATCCCAGCGTCTGGAGGCCATGTCGAAGTGCACTTATTAGAATAATGAGTCCTTGtctatctttaataataaattcggGATGGTCCAACTCGGCCACAGTGTTGGCCCATTGAAAGTTCGGCACGACCTCTTTCAACGCCTGGACGAAAACCTCCACGTTCCAAGTGCGCCCCTCATTGCCCTTATTAAAACTGCCTGGCGATTGTAGACTGAGTGAATCTTCAAGGCCACTGTGTGTTCGGCACATAACGGTAAGGATCCGAGCGACTGTTGCAGGGGTGATGTCGCGTCCCCCAAGCTTCATCAAGTTGTTCCGACATTCTTCCACCGACGAAGTAAAACCGAAACCGATCTCAGCCACCAGATCGGCCAGCGAAGTCTCTAACATGCCCCCGGATAAACCGGGGCCTTCGGATGACATTTCCGGCGACAATTCACAATGTTCGGGGTAAACTAACGGTGCTAACACTACGGGAACGAGGTCTTTGGGGAAGTCGCGCTGGAGAGTGTCGAGAAACGCCCGGTGCGCGTTGTTGGTGAGCCCAACGTCTTTGGGGGCTTTCAGAACAGCGGAGAGGATCAAGTGGAGGACCTCGGGGGTGGTCTCGTGGAGGCCCCCTTCGTGCTGGCGGGTGCTGCCTTCAGTCTCGATATACGACTGGATGAGAGTCGGAACCGTTAACCGTAAATGTGCCTGGGCTAAAGACGAAACTTCCTGGTTTGAAGAGTGGCGAAGGGCGAGAGCGAAAACGACTTCCTGGACAGCTGAGAGGCGAAGGCACTTGCTCAACTGCTGGAAGAACTGGGGTCCGAATTTGAAAGCCTGTAACGGAACCGCTGCAGAAAAAGTGACCCACCGAAGCGGTTTTGTTACCTTGTTGGTGCTCAATGGATTGTCTGTGATGTAGCAAACAGACGTCAGCAGCGAGGGTTTGTTCAACAAGTTCGAACACTGCTCTAACAATGCTTGATTTTGGGGAGATGGAGCGGTTATTTTGCTTGTAGATTCAGAAAAGTCCACTGATGAAAATAGACATTGGAGCAAGTGACGGTCCGCCTCCAGACCATGCAAAGTTACCAACTATAAAACGAACGTTTGATCAAATTTAAAAGCTGTTTAAGTGATAAGAAGCACTCTGATAATCTGAATGACATTTTGCAAGAACGtgaacgaaaaaaataataacaatcaaAACACCTTTGTTCACCACAACATTGCTCGATCGGTAACTGTGCGTGACAGCTGGCATGGAAAAGATGGCCGATTTGTCAATCTGATAATTTTAGTCCACGCATTTGCAACGGTTCAAATTTTCCGCTACTCTTACCTTTGAGAGTTCGGCAACGACTTGCTTGTAGTTCTTTTTGGTTAATGATGCAACTAAATAACTTATTTGTGACAAGGTAAAAGACAACGAGTCTAGGTTCATAGTTCCATGAACACGGCCTCGAAAGCTTCAAATACTTTTGAAGCTTTCTTAGGTATGCACGGGGCTTTTATCCACAAAGTCttatgtatttttgaaaaacaactaaattttaaatggtccAAGACCATCATCGAATCTTTAATGTACTTTTCACCACTTTAATTTACCAGAATCATCTTTTGACTCACGCAACACACAACACATGCATCGAATAAAACATATGTATGAAACTACGCATGACCAACAACGAGCTCACTATCCTGAGGGGATGTGTGGTTATAGTTACGtgtattttgattatttttccaGAAAAGACGcgcaaaaaaaaactacaccACCCGGAACACGCACGAAAATGGCAGGAAAACGTCAACTTTTCACATGTGCTTCGAAAGCCGAAGAAAACTAATGATCCGAATTTGAAACTGCAGCGGCACCTCACGTCATGAACGGTAAGTTCTACCCGCTCTTTTCACCcgaattcaaaataaaaacgttATCTCCATTTACTTATCGCATGTTATCTTATCACTCAGTGTGAATAAAGgacagataaaaataaaacgaactGGCAAAgatatatttctttatttcttaactgttcaaaatacaaattgtaattaaaacatgtagaatattgaaaatgaagatgAAGCTTTCAGGATTTGCTATGCCTCTCAGCAACTATTTTCTTCATCTTTtccttataaatattttctattaattGAATCTGGAATAGAGATTGattaaataaacaagaaaTGCGTTACACGTAGCATGTTATTACCTCTCGGTCatttaaaaccatttttttcagGACATTTTTCACGTTCTTGTTGGTCtgcttttcaatttttgttgcatTATACATATACGCTTCCAAAAGGGACGCCCATCGCTTGTTTAAATCCTGTAATAAAACGATGAATTGCTCTTacttgaagaaaaaatcgGTACCTCAAAAGCTTTTTTATGGTTCGTGGCCAGTTTGTTATACTTGTCCAGAACCGCGATGTTGCTACTTTTATACGTTTTGCACTCCTGGATGAGGATGTGCAAGCGCTTGGCTAACTCAATGTTTTCCTTTTCTAAAGTTTCCATCTTACGCCCACATTCCTCCAAAACTGCAGCAAACTGTTTGCGATAATTTGCTTCCTGAATCTTCCACTTTTCCTTCTCCTTGTGATACAAATCGGACCGCTGTTGAATGACTTTCTTGTATTCCTCTtcgattttttccattttctttGAATTTTCTTCTTGCAACCGATCACGCAACaacaattcggttttcaagAGCTGTGCttgcaaacatttttgaaacacGTCGCTGGTCACAACTACAAGTTCAGGGATAGGagtagtaaatttaaaacacaaacCTACTATCGCTGTTTCTTTTATCTTGTTCCAAACCACTTTCAACGTCTGACAACTCTTTGAATAACTTTTTCCGCACCACATCTTCATTTACTCCATTGACTGTCTTTTGCAAGTCTATGGTCTCCTGTTTTGCATCATTCAGCTGCTTCTGAGTGTTTTCCAGTTGTTTTTCAAtctctaatttattttgttccatcactttaatacattttttataattgagAATTTCgtctttcaatttttgaatagTGTGCCCATTATCTACCGATTCTTTCAACAAATTGTTCCTGTTTTCAGTCAAAGCAGCAATTTCCTTTTTCATTTCGGCAATTTCATTAGTGCAGCGCCTCAGCTCATAGTCTAGGGCAAATTTTTCACCCTCTAACATAGTTTTGGCGTTTGTAAGGTCATCAACAGTGTCTTTCAATTCGGAATTTTTCACACCGTGTGTGAAACTCTCAATAAAATCGCTCAACATGTTGTCCCAAAGTTCCAGTTTTTCTCGGATTTGTTTAGCTTCGAGTTTATCGACGTGGAACGAATTGAGAAAATTTTGCACGTCTTTCTTCATCTtgtgaataattccaaaatttgTCCTTCTGGGACTTGTGGCTTCCAGATGGGCAAGAATGTGCTGCAACTGTTCGTGAACTTGCCCATATTTGGACTTTACTGAATTAACTTCGTGAACATCAACGTCAGACTCGAGTAAATCGGTTTCGGAAAGTCCCAGCTTGAGACAAATTTTCTGAATCTGGGTCTTGACTTTGTCGTTCTCGTCAGTTATTTTCCTGAACTCATCTAACTGAGCCaacagtttttgtttatcttcTTCGGCTCTCTTCAACTCTTCTTGTACACATTTATGGGTTTGCTCATTTTCCagtaattgttgttttaaactgTTGATTGTAActtctgcattttttaattcgttgctCATTGTTTCCAGCTGAGGCAGGCTGTATTTCTGCGACAAGCTTTGAATGTCACTTCTTGTTTGCTGTATCATTTCCTCAATCTTTTCCTGCAGTTCCTTGTTTACCGAATTCAGGTTCATTATTTGATTATTACGATCTTCAACAGCTTGTTGGTAACTCTGTAGTTGcctttgcatgaaaattatcagttcttcATGTTCACTGTCACCTACAATGTTACCGTTGTCCAAATGATGTAAGCCAAAAATTTCAGACTTACTGCATGGTTTAACCTCACATGAATACATTTTGCTTAAGATCTGCCTGTATTCAAATAATTCGCTTAGGTCAGAGTCATAAAATCTGAAAGTCAACTTTATTAATTGGAAAAACAAGTCGTGTAATTTTTACTTCAATTTAGCTTTCAGCGTATTtatttcaatgtctttgtctAACAAcattcgttttaatttttccatatGAACAACCATTGTTTCTTTGTCCTAAAATCAATAACATATTATTATCAACAGGTTGTAGCGTCCgaagaatttcaaaaatttttttcttgactaAATTTATTCCtactttataaataataaaaaaatggattATTGCAAGTTTTATAAAGCGTATTATTGAAGATGtaccatttttttggtttgaaaGACATCCGCCATATCAAATTTATTGGCTTCCATTTGTTGCATTCTCTCTAAAACatacaaacaaaaacaatttcacGAATCAGtatcagaaataaaaatcctAGACCTTTAAAATGatcactttctttttttatagcttCGCCCAGGACAAACAAATCTTTACATTGTTGTTGCGCACTTTGCAGTTTTTTGGATAACGCCATAATGGCCATGTTATTTTCCTCCTCCACTTCTGTTTTGCTCTTcattaactttttcaaatcttCCTCCAAACGTGTTTTCTCCTTTTCCTTAAAACATAATATACAATCCAAAAAAATAGACGCGTCTGTTGTGCACGTACCAAAATTTGAGCTTTTTTTGATTGTTCCTGATACAAAGTTTCCAGACTGATGATCTGATCCTGGTGAGCTTTTTGTAATTCCTCAGAATTTGATTTGCGTGTCCCTGTACTAAAGGGGTTATTATCAGCCAACTTCAATTGCAACTCGTTGACCATAGACTTGTATGTGCATATTTCTaggttttgctaaaatattttggatAGAATTAggatttattactattattacgtTTACttcttctagaatttttttaaagttgtcgATATTCGACTCTTTCAAGGCCAAATCTTCCTTTAACTTGTTgataatttcgtttttttcaactaaaatTCATGATTATTATTTGCTGCACAAATGAGTTAACAGACCTAATAAGCTTTCAGAATTGCTTAGCGAGATTTGTAAGTGACGGATTTCCGCCTCTGCAAGAGtcgatttgttttttagtACTCCAATTTCCTTTGCTTTCTCTTCcttgtatttttcgaaatcttTTTGAAGGCGATTAATTTCCCTGACTCTAACATCGTATAAAATCTTCAGCTGCTCCTGCTGACTGGCGTCCTTATAACACTGTTCAATAGTTGAGTCCGTAAcatcgtttaaaaaactttttccaCTTCCTTCGTACTTAAATTCACTTTTGTTCCGTAATGACCCTTGATAATTTGGCTCATTTGCTTCTACTGATGTTACCGATGAATTCATCGTACTGTCGTCATAATTAAAAGCGTGAATCCCATCTGCTAATAAATCAGCTAACTGAAAGAATAGCCCAATTGGCAAAGTTTGTAATTTAGGAGTAGTTTTACTTCTTCTTGACGTCGTCGCTGTTCTTCGAGCTCTTCATCCTCCTCCCGGCTTTGGGGGTTATCAACATTTAACGAATTGTCTTGAAAGACACTCATTTTCACCTACTTAAcgttaaattataaaagttttccGAACTTAACCTCTCTTTTGAGTAACTTTCAATGACGCCAtgaaaaagttcaaaaagaAGCCGCCATCAGTTCTAACAACCGATCACGAACGAAAAGtccctaataaaaaatttaaattcaaaaaggaaaatttatgtaaattatgCCTTTGTGGGTTACATAATGAAAACAAAGTGTTTTTCTGATGTTTATTTATGTGAAAAAATTGTCACAAGGCGTATTACACAAAGTGATAAGGTGCACTGAGATAAGTGTATtaatctaaaattttattgcctaATTTCTACACAGGTCAACTGTTTTCACTGtctgattttttatgttttacataAGAAGTGTAAATATCATATCCTACAGAAATGGTATTGTCATACAACACCCTAAACTTAGTTGgtagaaaataaaagtttataaaCTGGGCAGCAGGCCATACAGCCCATTCAGCTGCATATAAAATCCACGCCTTTTCCTGGATTTCTTTCACCACTTCCTTCGTCGATTTGCGTTCCAAAATTGCACAAGTCACAAACAGCGTAGCAATGCACACAGGAGAGCAGACAATCTGATCAACAATGATCTTCTTACATACGGTGCCAACTGTGTAGCCTGGTAATTTACGGTCTAGGTAATTGTACCAATAATGACAGATCACCCCAATTGAAATTCCACAAATTGACATGTTCCGAGTTCTTGTTCTGTTCCAATTGTCCAGGTCGTCTGTTAGCATTTCGTAATTTTGTTCAAGGATGTCCCCCAGCCCAGATAACGTTCCTGACAGGGCAACATTTGTGCACAGAAGGTATTTGTCGCTAAAACTCGTACTGACGAAGCTGCCAAACTTGGAAATTACTCTTGTTTTCACAGTTTTTACCAAATTGAAACATGTACTCATTTCAAACTTTAAGGTTAGGAATATAAATCTGCCGCAACACGTAACACGTGTCGCATGAGAGGCCGGTACATTATTAGACTTAGTGTTTTATGCAACCAATTATACACGTTTTGACTTCTGTAGAGGTTTTATCggctttatttttcaatagaaGTTGTAACAATTTCTTTTGCATTAGAAAGCAATTGTCTTTCATAActctttaacatttttatctatttttatttatttcggtAAAATGTGACGTTAGcgtttttacagttttgaaacagcaatacgttaataaaatgaaagttGGCAGCGACATCTAGGTGTTGGATGCCAAAGTATCACTGTACAGTGGCGACAGTAACCTGTACATAGATAACCTATAGAGTTTATTTTGCCAtctatataatttttttgaaaacaggGGATTACAGTACTCTGtacattataaatattattttaatatacataattttaaaatataatttaaatctACAATGTGCATCAATTTCACAGGAATCCAAGGTCGCTCTTTTCatttacaaaattctttataaaaTTCTTGCAATTTTTGACAGTTTAGACAGGCAACCAATAATATagaagtttaaataaattttccaaaaatttaaaacttttattgcgtttttgtGATCTTAGTACGcattttggttttattgtgattttatttaattctaataaaattattttatttaaacttttgtatagttgGTTGCCTAGACAACCtgtcaaattttgtaaaaaattttaggaaTAAAACTCGTACCAGAATCACAGGAACACTCTTTTAGTGTTCCTTAACAACATTGAAGAGTTTGTGCTTATCGCAGGAATAAAGGGAAAGATAGAATCTGAATTGATCTAAATTCATTTGGAGCACATTTTGTCAAACGTTTGGTATTGGTTTGATTGATTATTTGGTGGTTACTTTATTTGTTGTTTACCAGAATTTTCGCAGGAGCTGTGATTAGTTGATTACCATACCAGAGGATAAATTTGTTGAGGACCCAAAGTGGTTGGGAGTTGTATGGTAGTAGTGGTCCGGATTTATACAGTCACTAAAATGGATGGTTACACCACATCATGTTAGATGTGAGTTTAAATATCTGGGTTggtttatttctgaattttatttttgtccagAAATTCAAAGGTTTGCCCAAACCGTTGAACAAGTGGGGTCCCAAGCACCCAACTTTGCGGCAACTTGGATTCAGTGGAACAGTAAGGCAAAACGAGGTAAGAGATACACCGGCTCGGTGAAGAGGAACGCGAAAAAAGCAACGCAGAATCGAACGAGTAATCGAGTATATTTTGCTATTtgcaaaataagcaaaatccAACTCAAAATGGGATTAAGGATTAAGTCTCCAGGTTTGGTTCTCACAGTAAATATACGGAAAACGTACAAAATAATTGGGTTAAGGCGAGTATTAATCCGTTGTTGAGAACGCAATTCATGATAGTTCCAATTCGGAAGAGGAGCCTTTAGGAAGGGGCCGTATGTTATTCCAAACACTAATATTATGCATGTTTGTCAAGCGAAGATGCCACTGCACAGAACTGTGATTTttccgaaattatttttgtgtataGCTACTAGATATtgtgttacagtttttttttaaataaagtgatAAAATGTATTGTtgccttttatttttcttcataaACAACTTCTTAGTGTCCTTTGATCAAAGAAGTGCAAAAAGATATTTAGGATATAAACcgctaaaaataacaaaatttgaaaatattactaggggcaaaataaaataaacttccTGTTATCGTaacaacttaaaattttgcatgcaCACGTAATTTTTGGAGCACTTTTACGTCATGTACTTCGATTCccgatttaaaaatgtgcaatGCTATTTCGGTTCCTGATTGAGATACGGGAACGAGACCTATCCCATTCGATAGCCCAGGAAAAATACTACGGGGCAGTTGGCTTTTCAAATGGGCAGAATCACCCTTCTATCTCCAACAGTAACGGAGATATTTCGCATTTTGTGAATTGCagattttcttcaatttttataaaaaaaatttaagagtgcgagaaaattttgttaaaaatgaaac of the Tribolium castaneum strain GA2 chromosome 1, icTriCast1.1, whole genome shotgun sequence genome contains:
- the LOC663724 gene encoding putative leucine-rich repeat-containing protein DDB_G0290503, translating into MSVFQDNSLNVDNPQSREEDEELEEQRRRQEELADLLADGIHAFNYDDSTMNSSVTSVEANEPNYQGSLRNKSEFKYEGSGKSFLNDVTDSTIEQCYKDASQQEQLKILYDVRVREINRLQKDFEKYKEEKAKEIGVLKNKSTLAEAEIRHLQISLSNSESLLVEKNEIINKLKEDLALKESNIDNFKKILEEQNLEICTYKSMVNELQLKLADNNPFSTGTRKSNSEELQKAHQDQIISLETLYQEQSKKAQILEKEKTRLEEDLKKLMKSKTEVEEENNMAIMALSKKLQSAQQQCKDLFVLGEAIKKESDHFKERMQQMEANKFDMADVFQTKKMDKETMVVHMEKLKRMLLDKDIEINTLKAKLKFYDSDLSELFEYRQILSKMYSCEVKPCSDSEHEELIIFMQRQLQSYQQAVEDRNNQIMNLNSVNKELQEKIEEMIQQTRSDIQSLSQKYSLPQLETMSNELKNAEVTINSLKQQLLENEQTHKCVQEELKRAEEDKQKLLAQLDEFRKITDENDKVKTQIQKICLKLGLSETDLLESDVDVHEVNSVKSKYGQVHEQLQHILAHLEATSPRRTNFGIIHKMKKDVQNFLNSFHVDKLEAKQIREKLELWDNMLSDFIESFTHGVKNSELKDTVDDLTNAKTMLEGEKFALDYELRRCTNEIAEMKKEIAALTENRNNLLKESVDNGHTIQKLKDEILNYKKCIKVMEQNKLEIEKQLENTQKQLNDAKQETIDLQKTVNGVNEDVVRKKLFKELSDVESGLEQDKRNSDIVTSDVFQKCLQAQLLKTELLLRDRLQEENSKKMEKIEEEYKKVIQQRSDLYHKEKEKWKIQEANYRKQFAAVLEECGRKMETLEKENIELAKRLHILIQECKTYKSSNIAVLDKYNKLATNHKKAFEDLNKRWASLLEAYMYNATKIEKQTNKNVKNVLKKMVLNDREIQLIENIYKEKMKKIVAERHSKS
- the LOC663699 gene encoding mpv17-like protein 2, encoding MSTCFNLVKTVKTRVISKFGSFVSTSFSDKYLLCTNVALSGTLSGLGDILEQNYEMLTDDLDNWNRTRTRNMSICGISIGVICHYWYNYLDRKLPGYTVGTVCKKIIVDQIVCSPVCIATLFVTCAILERKSTKEVVKEIQEKAWILYAAEWAVWPAAQFINFYFLPTKFRVLYDNTISVGYDIYTSYVKHKKSDSENS